From the Deinococcus sonorensis KR-87 genome, the window ATGCACGTCCCGGTTCAGCAGGCCCGCCTGCTCCAGCTGCCCCAGAATCGCCATGATGCCCCCGGCGCGGTGCACGTCCTCCATATGCACGTCGTTTTTGGCGGGCGCCACCTTGCACAGCACCGGCACCCGGCGCGACAGGCGGTCGATGTCGGCCATGCTGAAGTCCACGCCCGCCTCATGCGCGGCGGCCAGCAGGTGCAGCACCGTGTTGGTGCTGCCGCCCATGGCGATGTCCAGCGTCATGGCGTTCTCGAAGGCGGCGAAGGTGGCGATGCTGCGCGGCAGGACGCGCTCGTCGTCTGCTTCGTAGTAGCGCTTGGCCAGGTCCACGATCAGGTGGCCCGCCTGCCGGAACAGCCGCTGCCGGTCAGCGTGCGTGGCCAGTACCGAGCCGTTCCCCGGCAGCGACAGGCCCAGCGCCTCGGTCAGGCAGTTCATGGAGTTGGCGGTGAACATCCCCGAGCAGGACCCGCAGGTGGGGCAGGCGCTCCTCTCCACCGCCTGCAGCTCGTCGTCGCTCACGGCGTCGTCGGCGGCCATCACCATGGCGTCCACCAGATCGAGGGAATGCTGGGTGTCTTTCAGCAGGATTTTGCCCGCCTCCATCGGCCCGCCCGACACGAACACTACCGGAATGTTCAGCCGCAGCGCCGCCATCAGCATGCCCGGCGTGATCTTGTCGCAGTTGGAGATGCACACCATCGCGTCCGCGCAGTGCGCGTTCACCATGTACTCGACGCTGTCCGCGATCAGTTCACGGCTGGGCAGCGAGTACAGCATGCCGTCGTGCCCCATGGCAATGCCGTCGTCCACGGCGATGGTGTTGAATTCCTTCGCCACGCCGCCCGCCGCCTCGATCTCGCGCGCCACCAGCTGGCCCAGGTCCTTGAGGTGCACGTGCCCCGGCACGAACTGGGTAAAGGAGTTCACCACCGCGATGATCGGCTTCTGGAAATCGCTGTCCTGCATGCCGGTGGCCCGCCACAGGGCGCGGGCCCCCGCCATGTTGCGGCCTTCGGTGGTCGTTCTTGAGCGGTAAGTCGGCATAATGCATCCGATTCTGCGTCAAGGCAGCGGCCCGGGTGCAGGGGCGGGGTAGACGACGCCGGGCTCTGCCCAGCTCTGCCTTCAGCCTTCCAGGAACAGCGGCAGGTCGCTCTGGGGGGCCGCGCCCAGCTGCACGGCCCGCCGGTACAGCTCCTGCACCGCCCGCTCGCCCTCCTCGCCCACGTCGCGGGAATACGGATTCACATACAGATCGATGTGCGCCTGCATCACCTCGTCGCTCATCTCCAGCGCGTGCTGACGGATGTAGGCCTTCGGTTCCTGCGGGTGGGCCCAGGCGTAGTCCAGGCTGGCCCGCACCGCATCCTGCAGGGCCAGCTGGGTTTCATGCGGCAGGTCTCGGCGCACCAGAATGGCGCCCAGCGGCAGCGGCAGGCCGGTGTCCTGCTCCCACCACGCGCCCAGGTCCAGCAGCTTCACCAGCCCGTGCTGCGGGTAGGTGAAGCGCGACTCGTGGATGATCAGCCCCGCGTCGGCCTCGCCGCGCTCCACCGCCGGCATCACCTCGTCGTAGCGCATCCGGCGCAGCTGCGCCTCCGGGTACACCATCCGCAGCAGCAGCTCGGCCGTGGTGAGGTGGCCGGGCGAGGCCACCACCCGGCCGTTCAGGTCGTCCAGCGGCGCGCGCGCCACCACCAGCGGCCCCACGCCGCGACCCAGCGCGCCGCCGCTGCGCAGCGCCACGTAGCGGTCCATCACCGACAGGTACGCGCGGTAGCTGATCTTGGTGATCGGCAGCTGGCCCTGCGCCGCCCACTCGTTCAGCGTCTGCACGTCCTCCAGCACCTCGCGGACCGGCAGCGGGGTCGGCACCCGGCCGTGCGCCAGGGCGTAGAAGATGAAGGTGTCGTTCGGGCAGAAGGAGTAGCCCAGCTGCAGGCTGGCGGGCAGGGCAGGGGACGCAGTCATGGCCCGAGCCTAGCGCCCTCCCGGCCGCCCGGGGGGCGGGGCGCTACAATCCGGCCGCCAGCTGCCCCGGCGTGACCGGGCGGGTCAGCAGCTGCCGGAACACCGCCTGCGGGTCGCCCGCCTGCATCGCCTCCCGGACCAGCCGGCCGCCCACCGAGTAGGTGTAGACGTAGGCGCGGCCCGCCGGGCTGCTGATGAAGCGCAGCGTCTGCCGGGCACGTTCCTCGGTGCTGGCGCTGTAGGTCATCAGGTACTCCAGCACCTCCGCTTCGGGGCGGCCCTCCTGATGCAGCAGCCACGCCGCGTTGCCGCCCACCCCGCTCAGCTGCTCGCTGGCGCGCGCGCTGTGCAGCCAGGCGGCCACGTCGCTGGGGTCCAGGCCGGCTTCACGGCTCAGCTCGCCGGTCAGCCAGCCTTCCACTTCCTGCTCCGGCATCACGGCGTGCAGCGCGTTCACCGCGATGCCCTCGCTCACGACACATTCCGGCGCGCTGATCAGCTGCAGGGTGTGCTCGGCCCAGCCGCGCTCCCGGGCCAGATGCAGCTCCTTGAGGGCGTGTTCGGTGTGGTGGCCGGGGTAGCCCTCGTGGGCCAGCAGGTCCGGCAGGCTCGGCAGCAGCACCGGCAGGTCGGTGTTGATGTCGATGCGGCTGCGGAAGTTACCGAGCGGCCAGTTGTAGCCGCTCCACGGCTGGTTGCTGACCAGGCCGATGCTGAAGTCCTCGTCGTCCGGCAGCGGCAGCAGCTGGCGGGTGCGGCGGCGCAGCGTCTCCAGAATCGGGGCGCTCATCCGCAGGATGTCTCCGTGCGGCAGCGCCACCCGCTGGCGTAGCTGCTCGCTGCGACCGGTCAGTGCGCCGCTGCCGGGCAGAGCGGCGTCCAGCTGGGCCAGCGCCGCTTCAAAGGTGGCTTCCGGCACCCGCAGCGGCTCAATGTCAAACAGGCGGCGCACCTCCTCGCTGTAGGGCAGCCGCTCCCCGGCCAGCAGCTGAAGGGTGGTGTGCATGGCGCGCGCCTGCGCCTCCAGAAACGGACGGCGCTGCGGGTCCGGCTCGGCGGCGATCAGGGCGTCCAGCTGCTGCGCTTCCTGCTGGAGCGTTTCGAGGCGGCGCAGGCTGTGGTCGGCCCACTCGGCCGGGCCGCCGTAGCCGTCGATGAAATAGCCGCCCTGCTGCTTGACGTGGGCGTCGAGGCCATGCGCGAGGCGGACGTAGGTGGCGGCGAGCGGATCTGTGGACGGCGCAGTCATGCGGGCAGCATACGGCAGCGCTCCGGGAGAAGGCTCTACGGACACCTCAGGGGCGCCTGGGCAGGGTAAAGCCGAACACCGCGCCCTCGCCCGGCGTGCTGCGGGCGAACACCTGGCCGCCGTGCCGCGCCACGATCCGCCGGACGTTGGCCAACCCCACGCCGGTGCCCTCGAAGTCCTCGGCGCTGTGCAGCCGCTGGAACACCCCGAACAGCCGGTCCTGATACCGCGGATCGAACCCCACCCCGTTGTCCTGCACCGACACCGACCACGCGTCCGGCTGATCCTCCGCCCAGACGGTCACCTGCGTCTCTTCCCGCGTGCGGCTGTACTTCAGGGCGTTCGAGAGCAGGTTGGTCAGCACCTGCCGCAGCGTGTCGCGGTCCGCCATCACCACCGGCAGCGGACGGATCACCCAGCGAACCGGCCGGTCCAGGGCCTCCGCTTCCAGGGCCGACCGGACCTCGTCCAGCAGGGCACCTAGGTCCACCGGCCCGAGCCGCAGGGGCAGGCTGGCCGTGCGCGCGAGGTCCAGCATCGCGTCAATCAGCGTGTCCATCCGCAGGGCCGCTTCCCTCACCACCTGCAGGTAGCGGGCCGGTTGCGGGGCCAGATCGTCGCCCAGCGCCTGACCCAGCAGCCGGTTGAACGCCAGCACGTGGCGGACCGGGGCGCGCAGGTCGTGGCTGAGGCTGTAGGCAAACGCCTCCAGCTCCTCATTGGCCGCCTGCAGCTTGCGCCGTTCCTCCGCCAGCTGGGCCACGCTGTGCGCCCGCTCCAGGGCGAGCCCCAGGCTCTGCACCACCGTCTCCAGGGTGGCCTTGTCCACCGACGTCCAGGGGCGCCGCTCGAACAGCACCACCACGAACAGGCCGACCGGCGCGTCATGCACCAGGACCGGCACCGTGGCGGTGGACCCGATGGCCTCGCGCTGCGCCTCGTCCAGCGCTTCTCCGCCCCGCTCGAAGGCCCCCTGGTACACCGGCTGCCGGGTGGTCCAGGGCTGGACCAGCTCCCGGGTGTCCTCGACCGGGATGCCCCGGTTCACCAGCGCCTGCAGGGCCGGATTGTTGATCGCGCCGTGCTGCGAGCGGGCCTGCCAGAAATTGTTCTCCGGTTCGTAGTAGACCGCGTAGCCGTCCGGCAGCAGCGACATCACCACCTCCTGCGCCCGCCGGACCAGCGGAATGCGGTCGGTCTGGAGCGTGAGGTCCCGCGTCAGGTCGACGAAGGCGTTCATCGCGCGGGTGCGCGCTTCCAGTTCGGCCTTCTGCCGCTGCAGGGTGGTGGCGGTCGCCGTGCGCTCGAAGGCCAGACTGAAACTGCGCCCGATGGCGCGCACCAGCGCCTTATCACGCTCTCCCCAGACCCGCAGCGTCTGTACCCCGAACACTAGGCCGGCCTGCACCTCCCCGTGCACGGTCAGCGGATAGAACGCCACCTTGCCGAAGGTGGCGTTGCCGAGCAGGGTGCCCGAGTTCTGGTCCCAGTGGTCCACGAACACCACCTCGCCGCTGCGGATCGCGTGCTGGGCCGCCGGATGCGAGGGGATCTGCCCGGTGGTCGCGTTCCCGATCAGCTCCGGGTTGACGGTCCCGGTGTAGGCCTGCAGGGTCCACACGTCGCCCCGCGGCTCGTAGTACCCCACCACCGCGTGAGGAAAGCGGGTCGGCAGAATCGAGAACGCCAGCTGCACCAGGGTCGGCAGGTCCGTCGCGGCGCTGACCGCCTCGGTGAATGCGGCGAAGGTGCTCAGCGCGTTGCGTTCCTCATCGCGCTCCCGGGCCACCTCCGCCCGCCCCAGCGCCAGGTTCAGGCTGCGCCCCACCGCCTCCACCAGCGCCCGGGCCCGCCCGGTCCAGCCGCGCTCCGGAACGGCGAGCGCCAGGACACCCCGCACCTCACCGTTCAGCTGCACCGGAAATCCGACCACCGTCCCGTACTGCTCGGTGTGGTCCAGGTGACCGTCAGGGCCGGGCGCCTCGCGGACCACCACCTCCCGAACCCGCAACAGCTCGTTCACCAGCGGGGTGGCGGGCACACCCTGGGTGACCAGCTGCAGCAGCTCCGGGCTCAGGTTCGGGCTCCAGGCACGCGCTTTCCAGCGCTCGCCCTCCGGCTCGGAATAAAGGGTGCTGCTCCCCGGAAACCGGGCATCCAGCACCGCAATGGCCTGCCGGGCCAGCTCACGCACATCGGTGATGGCGCCGACGGCCTCGGTGTATTCGACGAAGGCGTCCAGGGCGTAGGCATGGTCGTCGACCTGAGCGTCAGGACGTCCCGGGAGCGACTGGGGCTCGGCCATGGCTGCACGATACCTGCTCATCCACCGCTTTGGGTGGGCCGTGCCACGGAATTCGCCCGCTGAAGTGGCAGTGCTTACGTTTGGTGAAGCCAGCGGCGGGGGGGAACCCGGGAGCCGGGCCGGACGGGCTGTGGAGGACGAGGACCGGCCCTGCTCGTTTCCATGAAGGCTCGTTGGAGCTGGCCCTGAAGCCGTCCTTTCTGCGCGTCAGGATGTGGGGGGGGCGTCCCGGACCAGCGCCACATGGAACAGGTATTTTTCGTCATGCGGGTCGTCGGACGACTCGGCAAAAAAGGTCGTGATGGTCTGTTCGAGCTGTTCCTTGAGCGCCTGGGCCTGGGCCCGGCTCAGCCGCATCACCCCCCACTCGTTGAGCGGGAGGGTGGGCATGGCCGCCGGCGACGCGTCCATCGCCCACGCCGGTACCAGATCCCGGTGCAGCAGGTCGCCGTTGTTCAGATACACGTGGAAGGTCCAGTCGTCGGCGACCCGGCGGTATTCGCGCGCAAATCCGCGCAGCATGCGCTCCCAGGCGGAATGGTCACGGCGGTCGAGCATGTCTTCAAACGGCATGACGGAGGTGGGGTCCATCCGGAACCGGGTGGCGACCGCCCGGTACCGGGCCGGACGGTCCTCGCCCACCCGCTCGAGCAGCCCCCAGGCCAATGCGCGCTTGACCCAGTAGTTCAGGGCGCTGGGGCTCACGTCGGTCATCCGGGCCACCTCGGCCACCGTGATGGGGCCGCTCATGAACGGCGCGAACAACCGCAGTTTCGCCAGATCCAGAAACAGATCCATGGCCTCGGAAGACGTGACGGTAACATGGGTCACTCAAAAAGTCTACCCGTTATTTTTTGGGAGCCCCACCCTATTCTGGGCCTATATATACGTTTTGCCTGGAGGTGACCATGAATTCAACGCTCCGACGCTCTGTCCTGTGCCTGCTGCTGGCCCTGGGCAACGTGTGTGGCCAGCTGCATGCGGCTGCCACACCCACCGCCCTGGGCCCCACCTGCAGACCTCCTTCCTGCAGTCCCTTTTCGCAGCAGGCCTGACGCCCACCCCACCGTCACCGTCGCCGTCCGCCCTGTGGCGGCGACGGTTCACTGTGCCGTTCCAGCCCATTTCAGGAGACCCTATGCGCCATTCACTGCTGCCTGCCGCCCTGCTCCCCGTCCTGCTCGCCGCCTGTGGCGGCGGCGGAAGCCCCACGACCCCCCCGCCCGGGACCGGGCAGGGCTCGGCCCTGACCACCCGACTCGGTGCCTGCGCGGTGGTCAACCAGAGCGCCGACCCGGCCGCCAGCAGCTGCCTGACCGGAGCCTACACCGGCAAAACGCTGTCTGGCGCCGAGTGCAGTCTGACGGTCCGGGCCGACGGCGGCTACGACTACGTCAGCCCCACCCTGACCTATACCTTCACCGCGACGGCCCAGGCCACCCGCGTGTTTGGGCACAACAGCATCGAGGGGAGTCATCAGGTGATCTGGCTGATCAACGATCCCATGACCGCCAATGAACCCAAGGAGCTGAACTTCGAGGCCCGCTGGGGTGCCAACATCGCCGCGCCGAAGCTGGAGATTGAGGCCATGAAGCATCTCAATGGGGGAGGCTCGGTGTCCTCGACCTGCAACGTGCCCCTCTGATCCTGAACCCTGCTGCCGCGGCGGCACAACGAGAGGCTGGGATGCTCTGCATCCCAGCCTCCCTCTGAAGTTCAGAAGCGCCCGGTGGCGAATTCTGTCATGAGCTGCGGCGCGGCGCTGTCGAAGCCCACCAGGTCCAGCATTCCGGCGTCCGCCGGGTCGGCGATACTGAACCGTGTGGCGGTCATCCCGACCACGATCAGCCGCGCGGGAATTCCCATCCGCTCGCGGTACTGCTGCAGCGCCACCGCCGGGTGCACCGCTCCCGCCCAGGTCTCGTTGTCGGTGTACACCACGAACACGTCCGCCTCGATCCGGTTGCGGGCGGCCCACAGCATCGGCAGCGCGCAGTCGGTGCCGCCCATCGGGATCTTCTGCATCGACGCCACCGCGTCGTCCAGCCGCGTGCGGGCAGAAAACTTCAGCGGGGTCAGGCCCGGCTCTCCGCCGCCCCACTTGCCCCCCGTCCGGCCCTGAACCGCCGAGAAGGCCAGCGCCGTGGACCGGGCCTCGGTCCGGGTGGTCACCATCGCCATCGCGGCGGTGCCCAGCCGGGGGGTCAGGCCCGGCACGCCCGCGATCATGCCGCTGTCCATCGAGCCGGACACGTCGAGCCCCAGCACGAACCGCTGGTTCGCCGGCTCCACCGCCGCGAAGGCCAGCATGAACGCCTGGTCCAATGCGTTCACGATCTGCGGCACCACGGTCCACGTGCCACTGCCTTTCACCCCGCGGCCCGCGCGGTAGACCAGCAGGGCCTTCAGCACGTCGATCGGGTGGACATGGCCCCGGCGCAGCGCCTGGGGGTCCGTGAGGCGCTCCACCACCTGCTGAATCACGTTCCAGTTCCCGGGAACCAGCAGGCCCACACGGGCGAGGTTGCCGAGGTTGCGCAGCGTCCAGGTCAGGCCGTTCGTCTCCAGCGCCGCCCGGTACACACCCGCGCCACGCACGTGCGTCGGGACCGCCTCGATCGGCAGGCGGTACTCGCGCATCAGCTGGGCGGCGTCCGCGTCACTGCCCGCCCCCTGGGCCAGCAGGTGTCCCCGAATGACGCGCAGCGCCTCGTCCGTCACTTCGCCGTCGTCCAGCACGCCCCTCACCATGAAGCGCAGCACCGCGTTGCGGGCCGGGTCCTCGGCCTTCGGGTGCGCGAGCCGCAGGACGTCCGCGTGCGACCAGCCGTCGCGGGCCTTATACTTCACCGCCCACAGGGCCAGCCGGTCGAGGGCGGTGTTCAGGTACAGGTCCGAGATGCCCTGGCGGGTCAGGCGGCCCCAGCCCCCGAACTCCTGCAGGAAGGCCAGAAAGTGAAACAGGTGGGTGCCGGTCCGGGCCACCTGCGGCAGCGCGTTCCAGGCAGCCTTGCGGGCCGGGAGGTCGCCGAGCTTGGCCACGGCGGCCAGCGCCAGCAGCGCCGGGTCGGCCTTGGGAGCGCGGTTGCGCTGCGCCACGTCGAGGATCAGCTGCACCGCCTTCATCCCGTGCTCGCGCACGAAGCGCGTCACGAAGTCCGTTTCCAGCCGCGTCTGCGCCCGCTCGTTCACGTAGTAGGTGCCGCCCTCCGTCCCCAGGATCAGGAACCGCAGGAAGCGCGCCTCGTCACTGACTTCGAACACGAAGCCGCCCGCGTTGTTGCGCACCTGGTCGAAGCGTCCGGGGAGCGGCTCGCGCTGGTTCACCCGCTGCGGAGCAATGGCCTTCAGATAGTTCTTCATGATGTGGCCCTCCTGTCCAGGGCAAAGCTGGGGGAAGAAGCGGGTGAGCCGCTTCCCCTCCATGTCTTGTGATGTGCCGCAGTGCGGCGCTGGTGGAGCGGGCCGGATTCGAACCGGCGACCTGGCGATTAACAGTCGATAACCCTCGAACGTCGGCCCGTCGGGCAAGGAGTGCCGAGGATGTCCTGCTCTACCACTGAGCTACCGCCCCACACATTGATGTGTCCGGAAAGGGCCGGACTCCCGTCATGCTGCGCGCCCCGGCCCGCCGGACGGGCGAAGCGCTGGAGCAGGTTGAAGGACTTGCACCCCCATTTCCCGTGTGGCACACGGACGTCCTGCTGTTGGACGAAACCTGCGAGGAAGGGTGGGGCTGGGCGTGGTCAGGCCGCAGCGGATGCGAGGGTGCCCCCACAGCGCTGCCGGTCCTGACCGTTCACCACACCCGATATTGGATGGCCCTCCAGGGCTCGAACCTGGAACCTTCTCGTTCAGAGCGAGGTGCTCTCCCACTTGAGCTAAGGACCAGAGAAAGGCTCCGGACAAGGGATGACCGACGGAGTTGATCCGTTCGAGGGAGAACCATCGGTCTTCGGCCCGGAGCCGAGGAGGGACAGGGGAGGACTTGCACCTCCGCGAGATGAACCGTTCACTGCTTCCGCTGCTTGTTCACCTGTCCGTGGGGTGACTGCTGGGAGTTGAACCCGAGATCTCCGCGCCCACAACGCGGCGTCCTGCCCTTGGACGACAATCACCACAACAACTCGGCCAGCGCGACGGCTGGCCGAGGAACGCGGGCAGAACCGTCAGGAAGGTTGTGTCTTGAGGGAGAAGCATGGAGCGTGGCCTTGACGACCGCCCTGATTCAAGCGGGCATGCCGGGTGCGGCTCGCCTCGCGGTCAGGATGTCGGGTTGCGTTCGTCATGGGAATCACCTCTCGAGGAGTCTAGTCGGCACGAAGTCGCACCACATGCGCCCATCGGCCTAGCGTGTCATACGCCGTGTGGACGGGGACCTGTGCCGGGCGGAGCAGCGCCTGGTCCCCACTCAGGTGCTAGCCTGAAGCCCTGACTGATCGAGGTCAGCTTCCTTATGCGAATCCCCCTGCCAATCATTGGTTTGAGTGTCGTTCTTGCCGCGTGCGCTCCGTCCATCACTGTCACGTCGAGCGATCAGGTGTCGAAGCCCCGGCTGCAGACGCAGGTGTACGAGGGGGCTGGAACGGGCGTGCTGTCCAGTGCCCGGTACCGTATGGCCCTGAACGTCGATGCCGCTGGCGGAAGTGCCAATGGCGTGTTCTACAACCTCACTTCAGGGAACAACTATGCCGTCCAGGGAGCGTACGTCCCCACAGCCGGTGGCGCGGATATGGCGCTGAAGCTGTACACGGATGTCGGCGGCTCCATTTCGGCGTCGGCCGTGGTGAGGGACTTCCGGCTTGGGGCGGAGGCGAAGCAGGCAGGTGAGCTGACGGGCATGCTGCGCGGCGTGGAGTTCAGCGGCAAGCTCCGGCTGCTGACGGGCAGCATCTCGGTTCAGCTTCACCGCACCGAATAACGAGGGAGAACATCGGCGGCCGGTGGCTCAGCACTACGGCCGAGATTTCCCGCGCAGCCATGTGTCGGCGAACGGGCGCCCTCCCCTCGCCCTGCGGAGTCCCGGCCGTGGCGGCTATGGCAGACTTCGAGGCATCGCCAATGGACGATCAGGTGGCCAGAAGGTTCAGGAAAGGGCATTCTCGGTGTGTGGGTCCCTCTCCACGCCAGTCTCGTTAAGGTTGAGCGCCGCCCGTGCCCTGCGCCAGGGCCTGAATCGCCTCGTCGAACAGGACCTGTCGGCGGGCCTGATACTCCCGCTGGGCCTGCTGCTGGGCAGCCGCCAGCCGGGCTGGGAGCGCAGTCCGGGCCTGCTGATAGCGCCGGTCGAGCTCCAGGTGCAGCGCAGCTTCCACGACGTAGGTCAGCCGGTAGCCCTGGGTGTCCTCCGCCAGCGCCGCCGGGGGCCAGGCATGCGGCGCCAGCTGCCGGATCAGGTGGTGGTAGAGGGTCAGCTCTTCGCGGCTTCTGATCAGGACCGTGTGCGGACACGGCAGCCCGGCCCGACGCCTCAGGTCGTCCAGTGAGGCGCCCGGCGTGAAGCTGCCGTCCAGCTGATGCAGGCCGATGCCCGCCTTGGCCAGCAGCTGGGCCAGCAGCGTCACAGCCTTGTCGCGCTCCCCCGGATACGGGCTCGACAGGGCCAGATGCAGCACCCGCTGGAGTCGGAGGGTCTGGTCGCCGGTCACGGAGTGGCGCCTTCCAGCCGCGCGATGGCATGGCGGCGCTGTTCGATGTCGCCCAGAACCTGCCGGGCCTGCTGGGCGGTCGCCGCCTCGACCTGACGCCAGATGTGCAGGTCGGCCGCGACGCGTGCGATGTCGGTGCTGAGCTGCTGCAGCAGCGTCCCTGCCTGATGGTCGAGGGTCTGCTGCAGCTGCGCCACGTCTGCCGGCGGCACCTGGGCCGGATTGAACTGGAAGAACTGTGTCTGGGCGCGTCGCCACTCCAGCAGGTCACGCGCCCGGCGCTGGCCGATGCCGGGAACGTAGCGCACCTGCGGGCCGATGTCATACGCGGTGCGCACGCCCGCCCGGTGCAGCGCCGTGATGGAGGAAGGGCCGATGCCGTTGACCAGTCCTGCCGTCAGCGGCTGCCGCTTCAGGTACTGGGCCAGAGCCGCCTCGCGGTGCTGCTCGACCAGCCGGTCCAGCGCCGGCTGCTCCTCGGCGGCCAGCGCCAGGATCCTGGCCCGCTGCGCCTCGAGCGGCGGCAGGGCGGCGCGGTACTTCGCCACGGCGCTGTCGGTCTGCAGCAGCCCCTGCAGGGTCTCGAGCCGGGCCTCCAGCGACGTGATGTCCGCCTGCAGCTGCCGCACCAGGGCGCGGTGCTCGTGGCGATGCGTGTTCAGGGCCTGCCGATGCTGGGCCCGCAGCGCGCGTTCGTGCGCGGCCTTCACCTGCCTCGGCCCGTTGGTGCTGAACAGCAGCCAGGCCAGCAGGGCCAGCCCCAGCGCCATCCAGAGCGGCGCGCTGTACCACAGCAGCGCGCTGGCCCCGCCGAGCAGCAGGACGGCGGTGAAGCGGCGGGTGCGGGCCGCCTGCAGGCGCTGCGGCGGTGGCGGCGAGAGCTGCAGGACCGGCGCGGCCGGCACGCTGAGCGGCAGCACCGGCAGCAGCAGCGGTGCGGTGACCGGGGCAGGCGCGGCCGGCATTCCCAGCGCCTGCAGGCCCTGCCAGACCCGGTTCAGTTCGCGCACGACATCCAGCCGCTTGGCGCCGGCCGACACCCGGCTCTTGGTGGTGGCCGCCTGGGTGGTGGCGCACCACGGGCAGCGTTGGCCGCGCACGTGGCGGTGGCTGATGTCCTGCGGGCAGCCGGTGAGGCTGCGGGCCAGCTTCGCCAGCGCCCGGTCCCACTCGCCGGCCGACGGGCGGCCCCGGACCTCCGGCGCGAAGGCCCGCTCGAACAGACGGGCCACCTCTGGCGTCAGGTCCGAGAGGGTCAGCGTCTGCGGCGGGGGTTGGACGCCGCGTGGCTGTCGGGCGTACGCGAACTGGTGGGCCCGGATTGCCTCGGCAGGGGTGGGGGTGGCGCCGCTGGCATGCACCCCGGAATACGGATGGCGGCCCTGGAACAGCAGCTGAAAAATCATCACCGCCAGGCCGAACAGGTCGTGGTTGGCGTCGCGCACGAAGGTCCCGAACCGCTGGCCCTGCAACTCCGGCGGGGTGGTATCGGCGGTGCCGACCGGGCAGGGAAACACCTGCTGCCCCCAGCGGATCTGGAACGAGTCGGTGTCGATCAGCCGCACGGTGCCCTGCGGCGAGACCATCAGGTTGCGGCTGCTCACGTCGCCGACCACGTGGCCGCTCAGGTGCATCACCGCGAAGGCGCGGGCCACATTGCGCGCCACGTGCACCAGGAAACTCCAGTCGGTGCCGGGAAAGTACTTGCGCCGCGAGGCGGGGCCGAACAGGTCGTGGATCTCGCGGTACTCGTCGGGGCTCACCAGCGGCATCAGCAGGCCCTGAATGCTGCCGCTGCGGTCGCGGAGCAGGGCGCTGGGCCAGGCGCTGATGCTCAGCACGTCCGGCCGGCACGCCTGCACCTGCGCTTCCAGCTTCTGCACGTCGCGGCGGCTGGGCGCGTTCAGGTACACCTTGGCCACCAGCTGCGGCTGCCCCCGCACCCGGTAGACGGTGCCCTGTCCGCCCACGCCGAGCGGCTGGTCCAGGGCCACCGGCCGGCCCTGGCCATCCAGCAGGGCCAGCTGGGTCATGCCGGGGCCGCTCCCGGTCCGGTCAACAGCAGGTCGGCGGTGTCGTCGTCTGGTTGGGTCGGCTCGGGCTCAGGGGCCATCGGCCGGGCCACCCGCCGGCTGGCCAGCACCAGGGTCTTGTCGTCGTTGGTGCGGGCATTCAGGGCCGGCGAGTTCAGGAACTGGTTCAGGGCCGGCTGCAGCGCCCGCTGCCCCGTCTCGCCAGCGTCGGGCGCCGCCTCCAGGGTG encodes:
- a CDS encoding 1,4-dihydroxy-6-naphthoate synthase; this encodes MTASPALPASLQLGYSFCPNDTFIFYALAHGRVPTPLPVREVLEDVQTLNEWAAQGQLPITKISYRAYLSVMDRYVALRSGGALGRGVGPLVVARAPLDDLNGRVVASPGHLTTAELLLRMVYPEAQLRRMRYDEVMPAVERGEADAGLIIHESRFTYPQHGLVKLLDLGAWWEQDTGLPLPLGAILVRRDLPHETQLALQDAVRASLDYAWAHPQEPKAYIRQHALEMSDEVMQAHIDLYVNPYSRDVGEEGERAVQELYRRAVQLGAAPQSDLPLFLEG
- a CDS encoding MarR family transcriptional regulator, coding for MTHVTVTSSEAMDLFLDLAKLRLFAPFMSGPITVAEVARMTDVSPSALNYWVKRALAWGLLERVGEDRPARYRAVATRFRMDPTSVMPFEDMLDRRDHSAWERMLRGFAREYRRVADDWTFHVYLNNGDLLHRDLVPAWAMDASPAAMPTLPLNEWGVMRLSRAQAQALKEQLEQTITTFFAESSDDPHDEKYLFHVALVRDAPPTS
- a CDS encoding ATP-binding protein, whose amino-acid sequence is MAEPQSLPGRPDAQVDDHAYALDAFVEYTEAVGAITDVRELARQAIAVLDARFPGSSTLYSEPEGERWKARAWSPNLSPELLQLVTQGVPATPLVNELLRVREVVVREAPGPDGHLDHTEQYGTVVGFPVQLNGEVRGVLALAVPERGWTGRARALVEAVGRSLNLALGRAEVARERDEERNALSTFAAFTEAVSAATDLPTLVQLAFSILPTRFPHAVVGYYEPRGDVWTLQAYTGTVNPELIGNATTGQIPSHPAAQHAIRSGEVVFVDHWDQNSGTLLGNATFGKVAFYPLTVHGEVQAGLVFGVQTLRVWGERDKALVRAIGRSFSLAFERTATATTLQRQKAELEARTRAMNAFVDLTRDLTLQTDRIPLVRRAQEVVMSLLPDGYAVYYEPENNFWQARSQHGAINNPALQALVNRGIPVEDTRELVQPWTTRQPVYQGAFERGGEALDEAQREAIGSTATVPVLVHDAPVGLFVVVLFERRPWTSVDKATLETVVQSLGLALERAHSVAQLAEERRKLQAANEELEAFAYSLSHDLRAPVRHVLAFNRLLGQALGDDLAPQPARYLQVVREAALRMDTLIDAMLDLARTASLPLRLGPVDLGALLDEVRSALEAEALDRPVRWVIRPLPVVMADRDTLRQVLTNLLSNALKYSRTREETQVTVWAEDQPDAWSVSVQDNGVGFDPRYQDRLFGVFQRLHSAEDFEGTGVGLANVRRIVARHGGQVFARSTPGEGAVFGFTLPRRP
- the rsr gene encoding RNA-binding protein Rsr; amino-acid sequence: MKNYLKAIAPQRVNQREPLPGRFDQVRNNAGGFVFEVSDEARFLRFLILGTEGGTYYVNERAQTRLETDFVTRFVREHGMKAVQLILDVAQRNRAPKADPALLALAAVAKLGDLPARKAAWNALPQVARTGTHLFHFLAFLQEFGGWGRLTRQGISDLYLNTALDRLALWAVKYKARDGWSHADVLRLAHPKAEDPARNAVLRFMVRGVLDDGEVTDEALRVIRGHLLAQGAGSDADAAQLMREYRLPIEAVPTHVRGAGVYRAALETNGLTWTLRNLGNLARVGLLVPGNWNVIQQVVERLTDPQALRRGHVHPIDVLKALLVYRAGRGVKGSGTWTVVPQIVNALDQAFMLAFAAVEPANQRFVLGLDVSGSMDSGMIAGVPGLTPRLGTAAMAMVTTRTEARSTALAFSAVQGRTGGKWGGGEPGLTPLKFSARTRLDDAVASMQKIPMGGTDCALPMLWAARNRIEADVFVVYTDNETWAGAVHPAVALQQYRERMGIPARLIVVGMTATRFSIADPADAGMLDLVGFDSAAPQLMTEFATGRF
- the ilvD gene encoding dihydroxy-acid dehydratase — protein: MPTYRSRTTTEGRNMAGARALWRATGMQDSDFQKPIIAVVNSFTQFVPGHVHLKDLGQLVAREIEAAGGVAKEFNTIAVDDGIAMGHDGMLYSLPSRELIADSVEYMVNAHCADAMVCISNCDKITPGMLMAALRLNIPVVFVSGGPMEAGKILLKDTQHSLDLVDAMVMAADDAVSDDELQAVERSACPTCGSCSGMFTANSMNCLTEALGLSLPGNGSVLATHADRQRLFRQAGHLIVDLAKRYYEADDERVLPRSIATFAAFENAMTLDIAMGGSTNTVLHLLAAAHEAGVDFSMADIDRLSRRVPVLCKVAPAKNDVHMEDVHRAGGIMAILGQLEQAGLLNRDVHTVHADSLTDALNRWDVSRTQDEATHTFYRAAPGGIPTQLAFSQSRRYTALDTDRVQGVIRSAAHAFSQDGGLAVLYGNLAEDGCIVKTAGVDESILRFTGTARVFESQDAAVDGILNGAVQAGEVVLIRYEGPRGGPGMQEMLYPTSYLKSKGLGKACALVTDGRFSGGSSGLSIGHVSPEAAEGGTIGLVETGDPIEIDIPGRRIHLAVDDATLAARRQQQDAAGWHPAQPRPRKITAALRAYASMTTSAARGAVRDI